Part of the Ictalurus furcatus strain D&B chromosome 28, Billie_1.0, whole genome shotgun sequence genome is shown below.
GGACGGAGGGAGAACGGTCAGAACAGGATCCGGGAGAGCAGCGTCTGAATCCACACACAGCGGGAgatattcattacacaaaatAACACTAATCTAATGTGCAGATAGGAATGgaatacagttttaaatgaacGTTGGAACGTTTCTGTTATGAACGGAGCATTAAATCTGTCTGTATGGCAGAATATCAGAAAACAAAACTAATGTAAACACTAGAATGCATTTATACTTTGTGTTTTGAGAGATTCCATATAAAAACTCTGAATTaacatttaatcatttcaaTCAATTTCAAGCAAATTACACATCAAGAAAACAACTAAACAATCCTCTGTCTCTTCTGTTACACGTACAAAATATTCCAAACGGACCGAGACACAAACGAATAAAAGAGatgaaatgtgtgtaaataaattcctcaaactggataaagaaataaaagttgaTGCTAGAACATGCCGTGTGAATCTGAAGCAGTGGAGAAGTCTATTGTAGGAAAAAAGAGCTGAGAAGTTTTACTTACCGCTGACGATCAGCTTTGTTCCTTGGCCGAATACCACAGCGATTCGTTCAGCATCCTCACCCGTACAAAAACCTGCTCAGATACAGAAGTGAAAGCAGAAGAACTGAAACGTCCTCCAGACTTCAGCTCAATCTTCTACTGTCTACGATCAGCACACACTCCTTTAAGATCCCATTCCAGTGTCAGTGAATCACACGTCTCTGTTCTACACGCTTCTGTTCACACGTCCTGTTAGGAGAATCAGAGCACATCATCAAACCTTTACTGGAGAatcaagaaacatgaacaagaacGAAAAAGAAGAAGATCCACATCCAAGAGATCTTCAGCTCTCATCGTTCCCTAACACAGACTGAGTATCTCCTTCTGGACAGCAGTGGCCTGTGACCATGGATTTCGGTGGTGCAGGACGACACTGATAACGACATAACCCCAAACTAGAATAATTCTGTAATAAGCAGTTGAGAGTGAATAAGACATGAACTTGACTTGAAGAAACTAACTGTACAATTCCATTAGCTGAGCAAAACAtaacttaaataaaattatatctaTTTGGCCATTCTGAAGAGTTCATTAGTATTTcaatggaatttaaaatgtatggagttgtgaatgaggacttcaTGAAGATGAACATTTGTTGAAAggctgatatacagtatatggtggGGTTCTGCCTCTCCTGCCCCTATGGACGAGCTGCGACTGTTCACATTGTCGTCACTTATGTGTGTCACTGATCCCAAAAATCAGAGGAATCAGAGGTGGTACCGTATCTGTGATCTTCTACTGTGTAGGATTCAAAGTGTCTTCAGTGAACATCAAGTGAGTTTCCACTTCAGTTCCAGTGATTTGAAGTTcaggtttttgttgtttctcGTGTTGTGTGAAAGCAGaagtgagtgtgagcagtgagGAGGTTTTTGTCATGGTGTATATCACTGTGATACCCACTCTTTAGCAGAGCTGTCCCATGTCTTACAGTAATACACTGCAGAGTCTCCCACCTCCACATTACTGATAATCAGTTTGTAATCTGATTTAGAGGAGTGTGTTGATGTGAATTTAGGAGACGAGAAACCAGATCCATAGTTAGGAGCACTCCAGCCATGATAATTTCTTAACACATGCTGAGGAACTCCTCCAGGAACCTGTTTGTACCAGCGTGCACCACTATCAGTGACAGTCCCCAGATTACAGTCCATGGTGGCCGTCTGTCCTCGAGTCAGCGTGAGAACAGGAGGCTTCTGCGTCACCACAGTCACACCACTGACACCTGgaataaaaacagcacacaTGTTACATGGCTTCATGCTCACATTAGATGGAGTTGAAATGCTGATGAGCTCCAGAGTTGTGAAATCCTACATGAGAGAGCAGTGAGGAGAGAGCAGAGCGCTGGCAGCATGGTGTCCGTGTGTGATGGGACTGTCGTGCTGAGTGAAGAGACGAGCAGCGTGAGGAGCAGATAAAGGAGAGACTGCAGGGACGTGCTATAAGAGAGACAGGAGGCGGGGCAGAGGGAGGAGATGCTCaacaacacacaccacagctgACCCACTACATTACTGTCATGTGCTATAGAATCCACgtcttt
Proteins encoded:
- the LOC128603869 gene encoding immunoglobulin lambda-1 light chain, which translates into the protein MLPALCSLLTALSCVSGVTVVTQKPPVLTLTRAQTATMDCNLGTVTGSGARWYKQVSGGVPHTSLQSLLYLLLTLLVSSLSTTVPSHTDTMLPALCSLLTALSCVSGVTVVTQKPPVLTLTRGQTATMDCNLGTVTDSGARWYKQVPGGVPQHVLRNYHGWSAPNYGSGFSSPKFTSTHSSKSDYKLIISNVEVGDSAVYYCKTWDSSAKEWDAERIAVVFGQGTKLIVSDAALPDPVLTVLPPSSEELKSNKATLVCLASDLAGGFADVRWLVNENSVTSGVITGSAQQQANKKFTLSSYLTIDSSDWENDKVIACEVSAGGKAASVKIKKSECSE